One segment of Variovorax sp. PAMC28562 DNA contains the following:
- the smc gene encoding chromosome segregation protein SMC has protein sequence MRLNSIKLSGFKSFAEPTNFLLPGQLVGVVGPNGCGKSNIMDAVRWVLGESRASELRGESMQDVIFNGTTTRKQASRSSVELVFDNADHRAGGQWAQFTEIAVKRVLTRDGTSSYYINNQPVRRRDVQDVFLGTGLGPRAYAIIGQGTISRIIESKPEELRLFLEEAAGVSKYKERRRETENRLGDTRENLTRVEDILRELNANLERLEKQAEVAARYNQLQGDATRKQHQLWFLKRTESEADQAKVKADAAKAVNDLESRMADLRHIEAELETVRQAHYAAGDQVNQAQGKLYEASGEVGRLEGEIRFVVEGRQRVEQRLVQLREQIGQWGTRRADAAAEIETLADQGVAAEEQAITLAAQLEDHDTRLPELEEAQQRAQAEANAQRATVVQVQQQIQVLAADQRNIEDQSRQLTLRSEKLRTDKNALAAPDDAKLGDLQAQHESAQEAATEADARLQDLQDSVPQLDDDRRTRQQAVNTEGARQADLSARLEALRALQEKVKTDGKLAPWLAKHGLDGMQGLWSRIHIEQGWENALESALRERMGALEVSRLDMVRAFGADAPPAKLAFYSPPSAGVPQGQGALPRLSELLRLNDAGLQALLVEWLHGCYTAQSFEEALALREKLQPGDVVYVKSGHSVSLHSVSFYAQDSEQAGLLARQQEIENLERQLRAQALINEDARTALVRAEAAYADAASRLVTARREAAETQSRAHELQVETLRLSQLAEQTRARSAQLANDLGEVDAQLDELQEKRVTAESRFEELDMQLADSQERHAQLDEYVIEAGRALTAAREQHRSLERQAQEATFSQRTLEARRGELNRAIETAAQQNVALADEEERARAEFGRLSDAAAQAGLQDALSLKLERETSLGATRSQYDDLTLKLRASDERRLTLERELDPLRQRITEFQLKEQAARLGSEQYQQLLADAEADLDAIALSIETDKVRIPGMQAEIDRLHREVAALGAVNLAALDELATASERKIFLDAQSADLNEAIGTLEDAIRKIDGETRELLGGTFKIVNEHFGRMFPELFGGGNARLVMTGDEILDAGVQVLAQPPGKKNQTIHLLSGGEKALTAIALVFAIFQLNPAPFCLLDEVDAPLDDANTERYAKLVTAMSRETQFLFISHNKIAMEMAEQLIGVTMQEQGVSRIVAVDMDAAVSMVEAA, from the coding sequence GTGCGTCTCAATTCAATCAAGCTTTCAGGCTTCAAGTCGTTCGCTGAACCCACCAACTTTTTGCTGCCCGGCCAACTCGTGGGCGTCGTCGGCCCCAACGGCTGCGGCAAGTCGAACATCATGGATGCGGTGCGCTGGGTGCTCGGCGAATCGCGCGCGTCGGAGTTGCGCGGCGAATCGATGCAGGACGTGATTTTCAACGGCACCACGACCCGCAAGCAGGCCAGCCGTTCGAGCGTCGAGCTGGTGTTCGACAACGCCGACCATCGCGCCGGCGGCCAGTGGGCGCAATTCACCGAGATCGCGGTCAAGCGCGTGCTTACCCGCGACGGCACCAGCAGCTACTACATCAACAACCAGCCGGTGCGCCGGCGCGACGTGCAGGACGTGTTCCTCGGTACCGGGCTCGGACCGCGTGCCTACGCCATCATCGGCCAGGGCACGATCAGCCGGATCATCGAGTCAAAACCCGAAGAGTTGCGCCTGTTCCTCGAAGAAGCTGCCGGTGTGTCGAAGTACAAGGAGCGCCGCCGCGAGACGGAGAACCGCCTGGGCGACACCCGAGAAAACCTGACTCGTGTCGAAGACATCCTGCGCGAACTCAACGCCAATCTCGAGCGCCTCGAAAAGCAGGCCGAGGTCGCGGCGCGCTACAACCAGCTGCAGGGCGATGCCACCCGAAAGCAACATCAGCTGTGGTTTTTGAAGCGAACCGAAAGCGAAGCGGATCAGGCCAAGGTCAAGGCCGACGCCGCCAAGGCAGTGAACGATCTCGAGTCGCGCATGGCCGACTTGCGGCACATCGAGGCCGAACTCGAAACCGTTCGGCAAGCGCACTATGCGGCCGGCGACCAGGTCAACCAGGCGCAGGGCAAGCTCTACGAAGCAAGCGGCGAAGTCGGCCGGCTCGAAGGGGAAATCCGCTTCGTTGTCGAAGGCCGCCAGCGCGTCGAGCAGCGGCTCGTTCAACTGCGCGAACAGATCGGGCAATGGGGCACGCGCCGCGCCGATGCGGCGGCCGAAATAGAAACGCTCGCCGACCAGGGTGTGGCGGCCGAGGAGCAGGCCATCACGCTGGCGGCGCAACTTGAAGACCACGACACGCGCCTGCCGGAGCTTGAGGAGGCACAGCAGCGTGCACAGGCCGAAGCCAACGCGCAGCGCGCTACTGTCGTGCAGGTGCAGCAGCAGATTCAGGTGCTGGCCGCAGACCAACGCAACATCGAAGACCAGTCCCGCCAACTGACGCTGCGCAGCGAAAAACTGCGCACCGACAAGAACGCGCTCGCAGCGCCCGATGATGCAAAGCTGGGCGACCTGCAAGCACAACACGAGAGCGCACAAGAAGCCGCGACCGAAGCCGATGCCCGCCTGCAGGATCTGCAGGACAGCGTGCCGCAGCTCGACGACGACCGCCGCACGCGGCAGCAAGCCGTCAACACCGAGGGCGCGCGCCAAGCCGATCTGTCGGCGCGCCTCGAAGCGTTGCGCGCGCTGCAGGAGAAGGTCAAGACCGACGGCAAGCTCGCACCTTGGCTCGCCAAGCACGGCCTCGACGGCATGCAGGGCTTGTGGAGTCGCATCCACATCGAACAGGGTTGGGAAAACGCGCTCGAATCCGCGTTGCGCGAGCGCATGGGCGCGCTTGAAGTCAGCCGGCTCGACATGGTTCGCGCCTTTGGTGCGGATGCGCCGCCGGCCAAGCTGGCCTTCTACAGCCCGCCGTCGGCCGGCGTGCCGCAAGGGCAGGGCGCGTTGCCCCGATTGTCCGAGCTGCTGCGCCTCAACGATGCGGGATTGCAGGCCTTGCTGGTCGAATGGCTGCACGGTTGCTACACCGCGCAGAGCTTCGAAGAAGCGCTCGCCTTGCGCGAAAAGCTGCAGCCCGGCGACGTGGTCTACGTGAAGAGCGGCCATTCCGTTTCGCTGCACAGCGTCAGCTTTTATGCGCAGGATTCGGAGCAGGCCGGCTTGCTCGCGCGCCAGCAGGAGATCGAGAATCTGGAGCGGCAGTTGCGCGCCCAGGCGCTCATCAACGAAGACGCACGCACCGCGTTGGTCCGGGCCGAAGCCGCCTATGCCGACGCCGCTTCCCGACTGGTCACCGCACGCCGTGAAGCCGCCGAGACGCAATCGCGCGCACATGAGCTTCAGGTCGAAACGCTGCGCCTGTCGCAACTCGCCGAGCAGACCCGTGCGCGCAGCGCGCAGTTGGCAAACGACCTTGGCGAAGTCGATGCGCAACTCGATGAACTGCAGGAAAAGCGCGTGACGGCCGAGTCGCGCTTCGAGGAACTCGACATGCAGCTGGCCGACAGCCAGGAGCGGCATGCGCAACTCGACGAGTACGTGATAGAGGCCGGCAGGGCGCTCACCGCCGCACGCGAGCAGCACCGCAGCCTCGAGCGCCAGGCACAAGAAGCCACGTTCTCGCAGCGCACGCTCGAAGCGCGGCGTGGCGAACTCAATCGCGCGATCGAAACGGCAGCGCAGCAGAACGTCGCGCTGGCCGACGAAGAAGAGCGCGCCAGGGCCGAGTTCGGCCGGCTCTCCGATGCGGCTGCGCAGGCCGGCCTGCAGGACGCGCTGTCGCTCAAGCTGGAACGCGAGACATCCCTCGGCGCCACGCGCAGCCAGTACGACGACCTCACGCTCAAGCTGCGCGCCAGCGACGAACGGCGCCTGACGCTCGAACGCGAGCTCGATCCGCTGCGTCAACGCATCACCGAATTCCAGCTGAAGGAACAGGCGGCGCGTCTCGGCTCCGAGCAATATCAGCAGCTGTTGGCCGACGCCGAAGCCGACCTCGATGCCATCGCGCTGTCGATCGAGACCGACAAGGTGCGCATCCCCGGCATGCAGGCCGAGATCGATCGGCTGCATCGTGAAGTCGCTGCCCTCGGCGCGGTCAATCTGGCAGCACTCGACGAGCTGGCGACGGCCAGCGAGCGCAAGATTTTTCTCGATGCGCAATCGGCCGACCTGAACGAAGCCATCGGCACGCTCGAAGATGCGATTCGCAAGATCGATGGCGAGACGCGTGAACTGCTCGGCGGTACCTTCAAGATCGTCAACGAGCACTTCGGCCGCATGTTTCCCGAGCTGTTTGGCGGCGGTAACGCGCGCCTCGTGATGACCGGCGACGAGATCCTGGATGCAGGCGTGCAGGTGCTGGCGCAGCCGCCAGGCAAGAAGAACCAGACCATCCATTTGTTGTCGGGCGGCGAGAAAGCGCTGACAGCGATCGCGCTGGTTTTTGCGATCTTCCAGCTCAACCCGGCGCCGTTTTGCCTGCTGGACGAAGTCGATGCACCGCTCGACGACGCCAACACCGAGCGCTATGCCAAACTCGTTACCGCCATGAGCCGCGAGACCCAGTTCCTCTTCATCAGCCACAACAAGATCGCCATGGAAATGGCTGAGCAACTGATCGGGGTGACCATGCAGGAGCAGGGCGTGTCGCGCATCGTGGCAGTCGATATGGACGCTGCGGTGTCCATGGTCGAAGCGGCTTGA
- a CDS encoding cell division protein ZipA C-terminal FtsZ-binding domain-containing protein: protein MSSLTIALAILGGLFLAAVIGYDAWMSRRNSPRQPDNVDGEPYRATMPVSLSPEDPVRHVEPHQVPGNERHEPLFDPDLPAPAALPIPSADRRGGLDPLIDVIAPVSLDGLASGDAAIAAMPSTRRAGSKPVAVEGLNEHTGEWELPAPGQRYGAFQVGVQLANRTGALNEIEYSEFVVKAQAFADALNGAPEFPEMLDEVARARELDQFASAHDAQLGFVLRALHAAWSPGYVQQNAARLGFVAGMIPGRMVLPTSEVGLPPILGLSFDTQAALADDPAQSAIRELTLSLDVPQVDRSERPFERMREAAATLAREMDGVVTDGDGQLLRDDTMDVIGADLEQLYDTLESRDLAAGTPLARRLFS, encoded by the coding sequence ATGAGCAGTCTCACGATCGCGCTGGCGATTCTCGGCGGTTTGTTTCTCGCGGCCGTCATCGGCTATGACGCCTGGATGTCGCGCCGCAATTCTCCGAGGCAACCCGACAATGTCGATGGCGAGCCGTACCGCGCGACGATGCCGGTGTCGCTCTCGCCGGAAGACCCGGTGCGCCATGTCGAGCCGCATCAGGTGCCGGGCAACGAGCGGCACGAGCCGTTGTTCGACCCCGATCTACCAGCGCCGGCCGCGTTACCGATTCCATCCGCGGACCGCCGCGGAGGGCTCGATCCGCTGATCGACGTCATCGCGCCGGTGTCGCTCGATGGGCTGGCGTCCGGCGATGCCGCGATTGCCGCGATGCCATCGACACGCCGCGCCGGCAGCAAGCCGGTCGCCGTCGAGGGCCTCAACGAACACACCGGCGAATGGGAGCTGCCGGCGCCCGGCCAGCGCTACGGTGCTTTCCAGGTCGGCGTGCAATTGGCCAACCGCACAGGGGCGCTGAACGAGATCGAGTATTCGGAGTTCGTCGTCAAGGCGCAGGCTTTTGCCGACGCGCTCAACGGCGCACCGGAATTTCCGGAAATGCTCGACGAGGTGGCGCGCGCTCGCGAACTCGACCAGTTCGCCAGCGCGCACGACGCCCAACTCGGCTTCGTGCTGCGTGCGCTGCATGCTGCGTGGAGCCCCGGCTACGTGCAGCAGAACGCGGCGCGGCTCGGTTTCGTCGCCGGCATGATTCCCGGGCGCATGGTGTTGCCGACGTCGGAAGTCGGCTTGCCGCCGATCCTCGGCCTGTCTTTCGACACGCAAGCCGCCCTGGCCGACGACCCGGCGCAGTCGGCCATTCGCGAACTGACGTTGAGCCTCGACGTGCCCCAGGTCGACCGCAGCGAGCGTCCCTTCGAACGCATGCGGGAAGCTGCGGCGACGCTGGCGCGCGAGATGGACGGCGTGGTCACCGATGGCGACGGCCAGCTGCTGCGCGACGACACGATGGACGTGATCGGCGCCGACCTCGAGCAGTTGTACGACACGCTCGAATCGCGCGACTTGGCGGCCGGCACGCCGTTAGCACGCAGGCTTTTCAGCTAA
- the ligA gene encoding NAD-dependent DNA ligase LigA, with protein sequence MTKRDQAAKEAERDPANEAAALTEKLRHHAHLYYVLDAPELPDAEYDKLFQRLQAIEAEHPALRTPESPTQRVGGKVLEGFVKIRHSVPMLSIRTETDITSTGASAFDARVRRELGLAEDAAQIAYVCELKFDGLAINLRYEHGVLVQAATRGDGEVGEEVTQNIRTVQQIPLRLAGEAPPPPVVEVRGEVYMKRADFDALNERQRGKIAAGQKNEKVFVNPRNAAAGAVRQLDPAIAAARPLSFFAYGLGEVSPPEQGGPDCPTQFDWLQQFHSWGFPVATQTTRASGAVELIAFHENIGRQRDALPYDIDGVVYKVDSVQLQRRLGFVSREPRWAVAHKYPAQEQLTTVQAIEIQVGRTGKLTPVAKLAPVFVGGVTVTNATLHNEDETRRKDVRVGDTVIVRRAGDVIPEVVRLAPDSAALPEEERGPVFTMPHKCPICGSDAVREEDEVDYRCTGGLFCAAQRKEAILHFAARRAVEVEGLGDKLVEQLVDANLIRTLPDLYKLGFTTLVGLDRMAEKSARNIVDALEKSKETTLPRFLFGLGVRHVGESTAKDLAKHFGKLDSIMDATEAELLEVNDVGPVVAQSLRTFFDQPHNREVVEQLRACGLTWKEGEPAPRIALPLAGKTFVITGTLPTLSRDEAKDLLETAGAKVAGSVSKKTDYVVAGEEAGSKLEKARTLGVAVIDEAAMLALLTSAA encoded by the coding sequence ATGACGAAGCGCGATCAGGCCGCAAAGGAGGCCGAACGCGACCCCGCGAATGAAGCCGCAGCGCTGACTGAAAAGCTGCGCCATCATGCGCATCTGTACTACGTGCTGGACGCGCCCGAGCTGCCCGACGCCGAGTACGACAAGCTGTTCCAGCGGCTGCAAGCGATCGAAGCCGAACATCCCGCGTTGCGAACGCCCGAATCGCCAACGCAGCGCGTGGGCGGCAAGGTGCTCGAAGGCTTCGTCAAGATCCGCCATAGCGTGCCGATGCTGTCGATTCGTACCGAGACCGACATCACCTCGACCGGCGCCAGCGCTTTCGATGCGCGCGTGCGGCGCGAACTCGGCCTGGCCGAAGACGCGGCGCAGATCGCTTATGTGTGCGAGCTCAAGTTCGACGGCCTGGCCATCAACCTGCGCTACGAACACGGCGTGCTGGTGCAGGCCGCGACGCGCGGCGACGGCGAAGTGGGCGAAGAGGTCACGCAGAACATCCGCACCGTTCAGCAGATTCCTCTGAGGCTTGCCGGCGAGGCGCCACCGCCACCGGTGGTCGAAGTGCGAGGCGAGGTCTACATGAAGCGCGCCGATTTCGACGCACTGAACGAGCGCCAGCGCGGGAAGATCGCGGCCGGCCAGAAGAACGAGAAGGTGTTCGTCAATCCGCGCAACGCCGCTGCCGGCGCGGTGCGGCAACTCGATCCTGCCATCGCAGCCGCCCGGCCATTGAGCTTCTTCGCGTACGGCCTGGGTGAGGTCTCGCCACCGGAACAAGGCGGCCCCGATTGCCCGACGCAGTTCGACTGGCTGCAGCAGTTTCATTCGTGGGGATTTCCGGTCGCGACGCAGACGACGCGTGCCAGCGGTGCCGTCGAACTTATCGCCTTTCACGAGAACATCGGGCGGCAGCGCGATGCCTTGCCATACGACATCGACGGTGTGGTCTACAAGGTCGACAGCGTCCAGCTGCAGCGGCGGCTGGGCTTCGTGTCGCGCGAGCCGCGCTGGGCCGTGGCACACAAGTACCCGGCACAGGAGCAGTTGACGACGGTGCAGGCGATCGAGATCCAGGTCGGGCGCACCGGCAAGCTCACGCCGGTCGCCAAGCTGGCGCCGGTGTTCGTCGGCGGCGTGACGGTAACCAATGCCACGCTGCACAACGAAGACGAAACGCGGCGCAAGGATGTGCGTGTCGGCGACACGGTGATCGTGCGCCGCGCGGGCGATGTGATTCCGGAAGTCGTGCGACTGGCGCCCGACAGCGCTGCTTTGCCTGAAGAGGAGCGCGGCCCTGTCTTCACCATGCCGCACAAGTGCCCGATCTGCGGCTCCGACGCGGTGCGCGAAGAGGACGAAGTGGACTATCGCTGCACCGGCGGCTTGTTCTGCGCAGCCCAGCGCAAGGAAGCGATATTGCACTTCGCGGCCCGCCGCGCGGTCGAGGTCGAAGGCTTGGGCGACAAGCTGGTCGAGCAGCTGGTCGACGCCAATCTCATCCGTACCTTGCCCGACCTGTACAAGCTCGGTTTCACCACGCTGGTCGGGCTCGACCGCATGGCGGAAAAGTCGGCCAGGAATATCGTCGATGCGCTCGAAAAATCGAAAGAGACGACCTTGCCACGGTTCTTGTTCGGGCTGGGCGTGCGGCACGTCGGCGAGAGCACCGCGAAGGATCTGGCCAAGCACTTCGGCAAGCTCGACTCGATCATGGACGCCACCGAGGCTGAGCTGCTCGAAGTGAACGATGTCGGCCCGGTGGTCGCGCAAAGTCTGCGAACGTTTTTCGATCAACCGCACAACCGCGAAGTGGTCGAGCAGCTTCGCGCTTGCGGCCTGACCTGGAAGGAGGGCGAGCCCGCGCCGCGCATTGCGCTGCCGTTGGCTGGCAAGACTTTTGTCATCACCGGAACACTGCCGACCCTGAGCCGCGATGAGGCCAAGGACCTGCTGGAGACGGCAGGCGCCAAAGTGGCGGGCTCGGTGAGCAAGAAAACCGACTATGTCGTCGCCGGCGAAGAGGCGGGGAGCAAGCTTGAGAAGGCGCGGACGCTCGGTGTCGCGGTGATCGACGAAGCGGCGATGCTCGCGCTGTTGACAAGCGCAGCCTGA
- the def gene encoding peptide deformylase produces the protein MATREILKMGDPRLLRIALPVNAFDTDELHLLVRDMFETMHSVSGAGLAAPQIGVDQQLVIFGTDAVNPRYPDASIVPRTVLVNPVITPIGDEEEEGWEGCLSVPGLRGVVPRFANIRYTGFDPYGDPIDRTVSGFHARVVQHEVDHLLGKLYPMRVRDFSRFGFTEVLFPGLDASEDD, from the coding sequence ATGGCCACACGCGAAATTTTGAAGATGGGCGACCCTCGTTTGCTGCGCATCGCGCTGCCGGTGAACGCATTCGATACCGACGAGTTACACCTGTTGGTGCGCGACATGTTCGAGACCATGCACTCGGTGAGTGGCGCCGGCCTGGCCGCGCCGCAGATCGGCGTCGATCAGCAACTGGTGATCTTCGGCACCGACGCCGTGAATCCACGCTACCCGGACGCGTCGATCGTGCCGCGCACCGTCCTTGTCAATCCCGTCATCACACCGATCGGCGATGAAGAAGAAGAGGGCTGGGAGGGCTGCCTTTCTGTGCCGGGCTTGCGCGGTGTGGTGCCGCGCTTTGCCAACATCCGCTACACCGGATTCGATCCGTATGGCGACCCAATCGACCGCACCGTGAGCGGCTTTCATGCGCGGGTCGTCCAGCACGAGGTCGACCACTTGCTCGGCAAGCTGTACCCGATGCGCGTGCGCGACTTCTCGCGCTTCGGCTTCACCGAGGTTCTGTTTCCAGGCCTCGATGCAAGCGAAGACGACTGA
- a CDS encoding DoxX family protein translates to MTRSDDTGKLILRLALGILILLHGIAKLKGGVGFVSSQLTSHGLPPLLAYGVYIGEVIAPALIIIGFFTRPAAWIIALNMLFAIYLVHMGDLSALSKQGGWQLELQGMFLAAAVAVGFLGAGGFSLGGRTGRFN, encoded by the coding sequence ATGACCCGAAGCGATGACACCGGCAAACTGATCCTCCGCCTTGCCCTTGGGATCCTCATCCTGCTGCATGGCATCGCCAAACTGAAAGGGGGCGTCGGTTTCGTCTCGAGCCAGCTGACGTCCCACGGCTTGCCGCCGTTGCTTGCTTATGGCGTCTACATCGGCGAAGTCATTGCGCCGGCGCTCATCATCATCGGGTTCTTCACCCGGCCCGCCGCCTGGATCATTGCACTCAACATGTTGTTCGCCATCTACCTGGTGCACATGGGCGACCTGAGCGCGCTGAGCAAGCAAGGCGGCTGGCAACTCGAGTTGCAAGGCATGTTCCTGGCGGCGGCGGTAGCGGTCGGTTTTCTGGGCGCAGGCGGGTTTAGCCTCGGCGGCCGCACCGGCCGTTTCAACTAG
- a CDS encoding amino acid ABC transporter substrate-binding protein, with protein sequence MKSIRPTLVSAAAAALSILALGTSVSAFAGKTLDAVKQRGTVKCGVTNGVAGFSAPDTQGNWSGLDVDSCRAIAAAVLGDPKKVDFVPLNSQQRFSALQAGEVDILARNTTWNLTRDASLGFNFTTINYYDGQGFLVPKKIKVTSAKQLKGATVCTQSGTTNEKNVSDWFKAQNIPIKTVVFESFEASFKAFFAGRCQAFTTDASALAGLRNKEAPNADDYLILPELISKEPLAPLVRRGDDEWFAIAKWVPNALIEAEEVGITQANIDTLKTDSKDPAQQRLLGTSDDLGKLLGLDKDWSYRAIKAVGNYGEIFERNVGPKSVLKLPRGVNNLWSKGGLMYAPPVR encoded by the coding sequence ATGAAAAGCATTCGTCCGACGCTCGTATCGGCTGCCGCTGCAGCCCTTTCAATCCTTGCGCTTGGCACTTCGGTGTCGGCTTTTGCCGGCAAGACGCTCGATGCGGTCAAGCAGCGCGGCACCGTCAAATGCGGCGTCACCAACGGCGTCGCCGGTTTCTCCGCACCTGACACGCAAGGCAACTGGTCGGGCCTCGACGTCGACAGCTGCCGCGCCATTGCGGCGGCGGTGCTGGGTGATCCCAAGAAGGTCGACTTCGTGCCGCTCAATTCGCAGCAGCGCTTTTCCGCCCTGCAGGCCGGCGAGGTCGACATCCTGGCGCGCAACACGACATGGAACCTGACGCGCGATGCCTCGCTCGGCTTCAACTTCACGACGATCAACTACTACGACGGCCAGGGCTTCCTGGTGCCGAAGAAGATCAAGGTGACGAGCGCCAAGCAACTCAAGGGCGCGACCGTCTGCACGCAGTCGGGCACCACCAACGAGAAGAACGTGTCGGACTGGTTCAAGGCGCAGAACATCCCGATCAAGACCGTCGTGTTCGAAAGCTTCGAGGCCTCGTTCAAGGCCTTCTTCGCGGGCCGTTGCCAGGCCTTCACGACCGATGCCTCGGCCCTTGCCGGCCTGCGAAACAAGGAGGCACCCAATGCCGACGACTACCTGATCCTGCCGGAGCTGATCTCCAAGGAACCGCTCGCGCCACTGGTGCGCCGTGGCGACGACGAGTGGTTCGCCATCGCCAAGTGGGTGCCTAACGCGCTCATCGAGGCGGAGGAGGTCGGCATCACGCAGGCCAACATCGACACCCTCAAGACCGACAGCAAAGACCCGGCGCAACAACGGCTGCTCGGCACCAGCGACGACCTCGGCAAGCTGCTCGGGCTCGACAAAGACTGGTCGTACCGCGCCATCAAGGCGGTCGGCAATTACGGTGAAATCTTCGAACGCAACGTCGGACCCAAGTCGGTGTTGAAGCTGCCGCGCGGCGTCAACAACCTGTGGAGCAAGGGCGGCCTGATGTACGCCCCTCCTGTCCGGTGA
- a CDS encoding amino acid ABC transporter permease, producing the protein MKGAASGRWIAWVVQALLLAAIAGGAVWLVLHALGVLRARGVQSGFDFLLDPAGFGIGEGWLDFEAGQPYWRAFLAGLINTLRAAVPASILAVVFGTLIGIGRLAPHVLVRGICGAYVQTLRNIPLLVQMLMLYFALTQLLPDSTEAIELVRGVWLSKDGLTIPWPVREAGAWWPSHFDWPERSSFNVTGGAALSPEYLTVVIGLAAYTAAFVAEIVRAGIGSVSQGQKLAAQALGLTPLQQLRIVVLPQALRVIVPSLTNQLLSLTKNSSLAVAVGYPELMSIANTSFNSTGRTFECIAIIMAVYLALSLSISGAMNFYNARVALRGWQ; encoded by the coding sequence GTGAAGGGGGCGGCGTCCGGCCGCTGGATCGCCTGGGTCGTTCAGGCCCTGCTGCTCGCCGCCATCGCGGGCGGTGCCGTCTGGCTGGTGTTGCATGCGCTGGGTGTTTTGCGCGCACGCGGCGTGCAGTCGGGCTTCGATTTTTTGCTCGACCCGGCCGGCTTCGGCATCGGTGAGGGCTGGCTCGATTTCGAGGCGGGGCAACCCTACTGGCGCGCTTTTCTGGCGGGCCTGATCAACACGCTGCGCGCCGCGGTGCCGGCCTCGATCCTGGCCGTCGTGTTCGGCACGTTGATCGGCATCGGCCGGCTCGCGCCGCACGTGCTGGTGCGCGGCATCTGCGGTGCGTACGTGCAGACGCTGCGCAACATCCCGCTCCTCGTACAGATGCTGATGCTGTACTTCGCACTCACGCAGCTGCTGCCCGATTCGACCGAAGCCATCGAGCTGGTGCGCGGCGTGTGGCTCAGCAAGGACGGCCTGACGATCCCGTGGCCGGTGCGCGAGGCCGGCGCCTGGTGGCCGTCGCATTTCGATTGGCCCGAGCGCAGCAGTTTCAACGTGACTGGCGGTGCGGCACTCAGCCCGGAATACCTCACGGTGGTGATCGGGCTCGCGGCGTACACGGCTGCGTTCGTCGCGGAGATCGTGCGGGCCGGCATCGGTTCGGTCTCGCAAGGTCAAAAGCTCGCTGCGCAGGCGCTCGGCCTCACGCCGCTGCAGCAACTTCGCATCGTCGTGTTGCCGCAGGCGCTGCGGGTGATCGTGCCGTCGCTCACCAACCAATTGCTGAGCCTGACGAAGAACTCGTCGCTGGCGGTGGCGGTCGGTTATCCGGAACTGATGTCGATCGCCAACACATCCTTCAACTCGACCGGCCGCACCTTCGAATGCATCGCCATCATCATGGCGGTCTACCTGGCGTTGTCGTTGTCGATCTCGGGCGCGATGAATTTTTACAACGCGCGGGTTGCGTTGCGGGGGTGGCAATGA
- a CDS encoding amino acid ABC transporter permease: MNDRIAWRSELFGSPVRSVFTVVLLALFAWVGVYVFDWAVLHAVFRPDAEACRAAGHHGACWGVIAEKWRPILFGRYPYEDQWRPAVAVIVLTATTLLSAWPRSWRLWLLPLWVVTLVVFVVLMRGDWLGLVYVPTSRWGGLPLTISLAVVSLALAFPLALLLALGRRSQWPVVRTLSATYIELVRGVPLISVLFMASFLLPLLWPAGWQPDVLVRVLAGLALFVAAYLAEIIRGGLQAVPRGQTDVAMALGFGRWPVQRDIILPQALRLVVPALTNNVVGTLKDTSLVTIVGLFELTGALGLALGGDTTWRPFYLEGYLFLAAVYWVLCFSLSRYSAWLERRLSTGRD, encoded by the coding sequence ATGAACGACCGGATCGCCTGGCGCAGCGAACTGTTCGGCTCGCCGGTGCGAAGCGTGTTCACGGTCGTGCTGCTGGCGTTGTTCGCATGGGTCGGCGTATACGTGTTCGACTGGGCCGTGTTGCACGCGGTGTTCCGACCCGACGCCGAGGCCTGTCGAGCGGCCGGCCATCACGGTGCCTGCTGGGGCGTGATCGCCGAAAAATGGCGCCCCATTCTGTTCGGCCGCTATCCATACGAAGACCAGTGGCGTCCCGCTGTCGCAGTCATCGTGCTGACCGCGACGACGCTGCTGAGTGCCTGGCCGCGCAGCTGGCGCCTGTGGCTGCTGCCGCTGTGGGTCGTCACGCTGGTGGTTTTCGTGGTGCTGATGCGCGGTGACTGGCTCGGCCTTGTCTACGTGCCGACCAGCCGCTGGGGTGGCCTTCCGCTCACCATCAGCCTGGCGGTGGTCAGTCTGGCGCTGGCCTTTCCGCTGGCGTTGCTGCTGGCTTTGGGGCGCCGCTCCCAATGGCCGGTGGTGCGTACGCTGAGCGCCACGTACATCGAACTGGTGCGCGGCGTGCCGTTGATCTCGGTGCTGTTCATGGCGTCGTTTTTGCTGCCGCTGCTGTGGCCTGCTGGATGGCAGCCCGACGTTCTGGTGCGCGTGCTGGCGGGCCTGGCGTTGTTCGTCGCCGCCTACCTGGCGGAGATCATCCGTGGCGGACTGCAGGCCGTGCCGCGCGGGCAGACGGATGTCGCGATGGCGCTGGGCTTCGGCCGCTGGCCGGTACAGCGCGACATCATCTTGCCGCAAGCGTTGCGGCTGGTCGTGCCCGCTCTGACCAACAACGTGGTCGGTACGTTAAAGGACACTTCCCTCGTAACCATCGTCGGCTTGTTCGAACTGACCGGCGCGCTGGGCCTGGCGCTCGGCGGTGACACGACCTGGCGGCCGTTCTACCTCGAAGGCTACCTGTTCCTTGCCGCGGTCTACTGGGTGCTGTGCTTCAGCCTGTCGCGCTACAGCGCGTGGCTGGAACGCCGGCTGTCGACGGGGCGCGACTGA